A region from the Brachyspira hampsonii genome encodes:
- a CDS encoding YbaK/EbsC family protein — protein MNEKVLNALKELNIEYKEFEEAGLTKTVDDAAKTLNIERGQVAKSILVKPSKKNFAMIIASGDKKISSKKMRAYFDCKTSFANAEDTFKLTGFTFGGVCPFGIDKDIDVLVDKSMKRFDALYIACGSDSSLAKMTYEEILEKISNIEVDLTED, from the coding sequence ATGAATGAAAAAGTGCTTAATGCTTTAAAAGAGCTTAATATAGAATATAAAGAATTTGAAGAGGCAGGACTTACAAAAACAGTTGATGATGCCGCTAAAACACTTAATATAGAGAGAGGTCAGGTTGCTAAATCAATATTAGTAAAACCTTCAAAGAAAAATTTCGCTATGATTATAGCTTCAGGAGATAAAAAAATATCCTCAAAGAAAATGCGTGCATATTTCGATTGTAAAACTAGCTTTGCAAATGCTGAAGATACTTTTAAATTAACAGGCTTTACATTCGGAGGAGTATGTCCTTTCGGTATAGACAAAGATATTGATGTTTTAGTTGATAAAAGCATGAAGAGATTTGATGCTCTTTATATAGCCTGCGGAAGCGATAGTTCTTTAGCAAAAATGACTTATGAAGAAATACTAGAAAAAATATCTAATATAGAAGTTGATCTCACAGAAGACTAA
- a CDS encoding AAA family ATPase, whose protein sequence is MKLKISNFSKIEEADINIDGITVICGDNDTGKSTIGKILFSIFNFDNYKNLVIEENLKYKIFNILKKLNVKNKFGVPFIIPRNSPIIDKIFKYINIADTISSEKLIDILKINIMKSNFIVDDKIFDEIAENILEIISIKNSKLILEIMSDYFGDIFEYQINNLFDKNSNAVLELEIKKQKMNIEFKNDECVKFESDFNIIHNAFYIDNPFIVNDVNSDIDTDNFILEKTIHDFISDDNKNVFDSVKNKEILEKVYDVLNSVMNSKIINKDDDFYLHYNENDIEIKLGNLSAGLKSFVIIKRLLENGSLNEKDVLILDEPEIHLHPKWQLIYAELIVLLQKYFNLTITITTHSHYFLEAINRFSKRHNIDERVNFYITELAENQCNVIFKNVNDNLDIIYKKMYEPLEILKNMRYEEEMNK, encoded by the coding sequence ATGAAATTAAAAATATCTAATTTTTCCAAGATAGAAGAAGCAGATATAAATATAGACGGCATAACTGTTATATGCGGAGACAATGATACAGGCAAAAGCACAATAGGTAAGATTTTATTTTCAATATTTAATTTTGATAATTATAAAAATCTTGTAATAGAAGAAAATTTAAAATATAAAATATTTAATATACTTAAGAAATTAAATGTAAAAAATAAATTTGGTGTTCCATTTATAATTCCTAGAAATAGCCCAATAATAGACAAAATATTTAAATATATAAATATAGCTGATACTATATCTAGTGAAAAATTAATAGATATATTAAAAATTAATATTATGAAAAGTAATTTTATAGTTGATGATAAAATATTTGATGAAATAGCAGAAAATATTTTAGAAATTATTTCTATAAAAAATAGTAAATTGATATTAGAAATAATGAGTGATTATTTCGGAGATATTTTTGAATATCAAATTAATAATTTATTTGATAAAAATTCAAATGCTGTATTAGAATTAGAAATAAAAAAACAAAAAATGAATATAGAATTCAAAAATGATGAATGTGTAAAATTTGAATCTGATTTTAATATTATCCATAATGCTTTTTATATTGATAATCCTTTCATAGTCAATGATGTTAATAGTGATATTGATACAGATAATTTCATTTTAGAAAAAACTATTCATGATTTTATATCTGATGATAATAAAAATGTGTTTGATTCAGTAAAAAATAAAGAAATTTTAGAAAAAGTTTATGATGTACTTAATAGTGTCATGAATTCAAAAATTATAAATAAAGATGATGATTTTTATTTGCATTATAATGAAAATGATATTGAAATAAAATTAGGTAATCTTTCAGCTGGTTTAAAATCTTTTGTTATAATTAAAAGACTTTTAGAGAATGGTTCTTTAAATGAAAAAGATGTTCTTATATTAGATGAGCCTGAAATACATCTTCACCCTAAATGGCAGCTTATTTATGCAGAGTTAATTGTTTTATTACAAAAATATTTTAATTTGACTATTACTATAACTACACATAGTCATTATTTTTTAGAAGCTATTAATAGATTTTCTAAAAGGCATAATATAGATGAAAGAGTCAATTTTTATATTACCGAATTAGCTGAAAATCAATGTAATGTAATATTTAAAAATGTTAATGATAATTTGGATATAATTTATAAAAAGATGTATGAGCCTTTGGAAATTTTAAAGAATATGAGATATGAGGAAGAAATGAATAAATGA
- a CDS encoding (2Fe-2S)-binding protein, which yields MEYDVEYLKNQTSINYDKTLCYCKNVSYRDAYKVIADNKLITLEEVVSKTQASTGCGGCKDRILSLIEYAKNNNYEPLNV from the coding sequence ATGGAATATGATGTAGAGTATTTAAAAAATCAAACTTCAATTAATTACGATAAAACTCTATGCTACTGTAAAAATGTTTCATATAGAGATGCATATAAAGTTATAGCTGATAATAAATTAATAACATTAGAAGAGGTAGTATCAAAAACTCAGGCTTCCACAGGCTGCGGCGGATGTAAGGATCGCATTTTAAGTTTAATAGAATATGCCAAAAATAATAACTACGAACCTCTTAATGTTTGA
- a CDS encoding DUF4234 domain-containing protein, whose product MTKGTVRSIPMLVILSIVTCGIYYLYWIYKTTDEIKNFMGREDINSALELILVLVTCNIYSLYWYYKYGKIVYLEMTAKVGMDNSEDSSVLLVILGLLVYVVAGAILQDKLNSIWNKVDDTENTTTHNIESN is encoded by the coding sequence ATGACAAAAGGTACAGTTAGAAGTATACCTATGCTTGTAATTTTAAGCATAGTTACATGCGGTATTTATTATCTTTATTGGATTTATAAAACTACCGATGAGATCAAAAATTTTATGGGTAGGGAAGATATAAATTCTGCTTTAGAACTTATACTTGTTTTAGTAACTTGCAACATATATAGTTTATATTGGTACTATAAATATGGTAAAATAGTTTATTTAGAAATGACTGCCAAAGTAGGTATGGATAATAGCGAAGACAGCAGTGTATTACTAGTAATATTAGGATTATTAGTTTATGTTGTGGCAGGTGCTATACTTCAAGATAAATTGAATTCTATATGGAATAAAGTAGATGATACTGAAAATACTACTACACACAATATAGAAAGTAATTAA
- a CDS encoding ATP-binding protein → MNKTKTSNKKASSKNNIENIKISNFTVFKNAEINFSKGLNIFIGKNGTGKTHLLKLINCLDKKLYKSNEKLELKKIANLKKISKEKIDNIKKSNKKFFKDIDENSYPFDIDINKVFSRFGDFDQIKKAFSDFISYLEKKDKNKKDKKTSIETYKNILSRPQECNIAFNKNICLELRHRGFNITNDWIPIFDFILSYQKSYSFKNKNFTFIPCKDILTSSNGFAALYDKRDINFEAVYYNIIKKTELPKLRELDDDLLEIAKKIENAIGGKTIYKNNNFFIDYKNIGEVSFDMAAEGHKKLALIYILIINGEIDKNTILLLDEPESNLNPTLTDLLVNILLSLSKLGLQIFIATHNSFILDDIELQRTDKDSVMYHSFYFDENDFNSGVKIESKEILLDLENNPINEKIIKQHNEYIEDMIK, encoded by the coding sequence ATGAATAAAACAAAAACATCGAATAAAAAAGCATCATCAAAAAATAATATAGAAAATATTAAAATATCTAATTTTACAGTTTTTAAAAATGCTGAAATAAATTTTTCAAAAGGATTAAATATTTTTATAGGCAAAAATGGAACAGGAAAAACTCATTTATTAAAACTTATAAATTGTTTAGATAAAAAATTATATAAGTCAAATGAAAAATTAGAACTTAAAAAAATTGCTAATCTAAAAAAGATAAGTAAAGAAAAAATAGATAATATAAAAAAATCTAATAAAAAATTTTTTAAAGATATAGATGAGAATTCTTATCCATTTGATATTGATATAAATAAAGTATTCAGCCGATTTGGCGATTTTGATCAAATAAAAAAAGCATTTTCAGATTTTATTTCCTATCTAGAAAAAAAAGATAAGAATAAAAAAGATAAAAAAACATCTATAGAAACATATAAAAATATACTTTCTAGACCTCAAGAATGTAACATTGCTTTTAATAAAAATATTTGTTTAGAATTGAGACATAGAGGCTTTAATATTACAAATGATTGGATTCCAATATTTGATTTTATTTTATCATATCAAAAAAGTTATTCATTTAAAAATAAAAATTTTACTTTTATACCTTGTAAAGATATACTCACTTCTTCAAATGGGTTTGCAGCACTTTATGATAAAAGAGATATAAATTTTGAAGCAGTATATTATAATATTATTAAAAAAACAGAACTCCCAAAATTAAGAGAATTAGATGATGATTTGCTTGAAATAGCTAAAAAAATAGAAAATGCTATAGGCGGAAAAACTATTTATAAAAATAATAATTTCTTTATAGACTATAAAAATATAGGTGAAGTTTCTTTTGATATGGCAGCTGAAGGGCATAAAAAATTAGCCCTTATATATATACTAATAATAAATGGTGAAATTGATAAAAATACCATACTTCTTTTAGATGAGCCTGAATCAAATTTAAATCCAACTCTTACAGATTTGCTTGTTAATATACTTTTGAGTTTATCAAAATTAGGACTTCAAATATTTATAGCTACACATAACAGCTTTATACTTGATGATATAGAATTGCAAAGAACTGATAAAGATTCTGTTATGTATCATTCTTTTTATTTTGATGAAAATGATTTTAATAGCGGAGTAAAAATAGAGAGTAAAGAGATTTTGCTAGATTTAGAAAACAATCCAATAAATGAAAAAATAATAAAACAGCATAATGAATATATTGAAGATATGATTAAATAA
- a CDS encoding DUF4234 domain-containing protein, producing MKKGTIRSIPIVFLLNIVTCGWYYIYWIYKTSSEIKDFTEREDLNPTLEILLGIFTCGLYFKYWYYKYGKIVYKEMPLKVGMNNTEDKTIILVIIDILAAIIYYFNIMINVLFLTFVLYENALTEENLMNLFSLIPTGLTFIVNISSIIMQDKLNNIWKKIQ from the coding sequence ATGAAAAAAGGTACTATAAGATCTATACCAATAGTATTTCTTTTGAATATTGTAACTTGCGGCTGGTATTATATTTATTGGATATACAAAACTTCATCTGAAATAAAAGATTTCACTGAAAGAGAAGATTTGAATCCTACATTAGAAATTTTATTAGGTATATTTACATGCGGACTTTATTTTAAGTATTGGTATTATAAGTATGGAAAAATTGTTTATAAAGAAATGCCTTTAAAAGTTGGTATGAATAATACTGAAGACAAAACAATTATTCTTGTAATAATAGATATTTTAGCTGCTATTATTTATTATTTTAATATTATGATTAATGTTTTATTTTTAACATTTGTATTATATGAAAATGCATTAACAGAAGAGAATTTGATGAATCTATTTAGCCTTATACCTACAGGATTAACCTTTATAGTAAATATTTCTTCCATTATAATGCAGGATAAACTTAATAACATTTGGAAGAAAATACAATAA
- a CDS encoding serine/threonine protein phosphatase has product MNIFAFTKKGTNTKINTDTILFNNESISGNPLIIDNQNNYSHYINNIEGTAISLIADGLGDTFASKLAASIYNENFLDLLELVGEQEVSNWIMHNFIKLEVIAARDSADDKEKSMAGASIAGVLYHKFAGVFVFNAGDCKVFAVGKNRVMQISRDHISGNALENCACAGGGHYITIEGARRNPNYNYFIASNSMIELLLNKYENIEKAINDIMSSSNTEEALNKINKITEGNSDNVSALALFNIFE; this is encoded by the coding sequence ATGAATATATTTGCTTTTACTAAAAAAGGTACTAATACAAAAATAAATACAGATACAATACTTTTTAATAATGAATCAATATCAGGAAACCCATTAATTATAGATAATCAAAATAACTATTCTCATTATATAAATAATATTGAAGGCACAGCAATTTCTCTTATTGCCGACGGACTTGGAGATACTTTTGCCTCAAAATTGGCTGCAAGTATTTATAATGAAAATTTTTTAGATTTGCTTGAACTTGTAGGTGAGCAGGAAGTATCAAATTGGATAATGCATAATTTTATTAAACTTGAGGTTATAGCAGCTAGAGATTCTGCTGATGATAAAGAAAAATCAATGGCAGGGGCTTCTATTGCCGGAGTTTTATATCATAAGTTTGCTGGTGTTTTTGTATTTAATGCAGGAGATTGTAAAGTTTTTGCAGTTGGAAAAAATAGAGTAATGCAGATAAGCAGAGATCATATTAGCGGTAATGCTTTAGAAAATTGTGCCTGTGCAGGAGGAGGACATTATATAACTATAGAAGGAGCAAGAAGAAATCCGAATTATAATTATTTTATAGCTTCTAATTCCATGATTGAATTATTATTAAATAAGTACGAAAATATTGAAAAAGCTATTAATGATATAATGAGTTCTTCAAATACAGAAGAAGCATTAAATAAAATTAATAAAATTACTGAAGGTAACAGTGATAATGTAAGTGCATTAGCATTATTTAATATTTTTGAATAA
- a CDS encoding aspartate kinase, which produces MKVAKFGGSSVANASQIKKVVDIVLSDKDRRIVVVSAPGKRLKEDTKVTDLLITLAETIIAGKDGKLELKIIIERFKNIIDELSLSHELLEEIQNDILKRIAEDKSLPTKFTDGVKALGEDLSAKVIAAYINSIGVKAKYVNPKDAGLLLSEEFGNAAVLEKSYANLSKLKDESALVIFPGFFGYTEKGDVVTFPRGGSDITGAILAKAVDAEVYENFTDVDGVFAAAPNIVDNPKLIDEFTYREMRELSYGGFNVLHAEALQPVYEANIPVHILNTNNPSAKGTKIVASRNKSINPVVGVSGEDDFSCLYVSKYLMNREVGFGRKLLEIIEDENIPYQHAPSGIDNISVIVRNSAITPEKEKRIYERVRDELNVDNIYFEHGLALIMLVGEGMQQCVGVSAKAMHSMEKCNINIEMLNQGISEVSIMIGVKDNDLNKAIKSIYKTFFEDQNL; this is translated from the coding sequence ATGAAAGTAGCAAAATTCGGAGGCTCTTCGGTAGCAAATGCCAGCCAGATAAAAAAAGTAGTAGATATAGTATTATCAGATAAAGACAGAAGAATAGTAGTAGTATCTGCTCCGGGAAAGAGACTCAAGGAAGATACGAAGGTAACCGATTTGCTTATTACGCTTGCTGAAACTATTATTGCCGGAAAAGACGGAAAATTGGAATTAAAAATTATTATAGAAAGATTTAAAAATATCATAGATGAACTTTCTCTTTCGCATGAACTTTTAGAAGAGATACAAAATGACATATTAAAGAGAATAGCAGAAGATAAATCACTTCCTACGAAGTTTACAGACGGAGTTAAGGCATTAGGTGAGGATTTAAGTGCTAAGGTAATAGCGGCATATATTAATTCTATAGGAGTTAAAGCTAAATATGTTAATCCTAAAGATGCAGGACTTTTACTTTCTGAAGAATTCGGCAATGCTGCGGTACTAGAAAAATCTTATGCTAATTTGTCTAAATTAAAAGATGAGTCTGCTTTGGTAATATTTCCGGGATTTTTTGGATATACAGAAAAAGGCGATGTAGTAACTTTTCCTAGAGGCGGAAGCGATATTACAGGTGCTATTTTGGCTAAAGCAGTTGATGCTGAGGTTTATGAAAACTTTACTGATGTAGACGGTGTGTTTGCGGCGGCTCCAAATATAGTGGATAATCCTAAACTTATAGATGAGTTTACATACAGAGAAATGAGAGAATTAAGCTACGGCGGATTTAATGTTCTTCATGCAGAGGCACTTCAGCCGGTTTATGAAGCTAATATACCTGTACATATACTTAATACCAATAATCCTTCTGCTAAAGGCACTAAAATAGTTGCAAGCAGAAATAAAAGCATTAATCCTGTAGTTGGTGTTTCAGGGGAAGATGATTTCTCTTGTCTTTATGTAAGTAAATATTTGATGAATAGGGAAGTAGGTTTCGGTAGAAAACTTTTAGAGATAATAGAAGATGAAAATATACCTTATCAGCATGCTCCTTCAGGAATAGACAATATTTCTGTAATAGTTAGGAATTCGGCTATTACTCCAGAAAAAGAAAAGCGTATATATGAAAGGGTAAGAGATGAACTTAATGTTGATAACATATATTTTGAACATGGACTTGCTTTGATAATGCTAGTAGGCGAAGGTATGCAGCAGTGTGTAGGTGTTTCTGCCAAAGCTATGCATTCTATGGAAAAATGCAATATCAATATAGAAATGCTTAACCAAGGTATAAGCGAAGTAAGTATTATGATAGGCGTAAAAGATAATGATTTAAATAAAGCTATAAAAAGCATATATAAAACTTTTTTTGAAGATCAAAATTTATAA
- a CDS encoding chromate transporter: MDSDSKKNVNTDNSSSSIKPAWYTMFFSFFYIGLVTIGGGLAMLPIMEDEFVNKRKFITKDEIIDIFALAQSIPGVIAVNSSLLTGFKVAGIFGGIMAGIGVMAPSFIIILMIAPIFERFQNTEYVHKAFLGIRGAIAGLILLSAFGMGKQVIKDKFTAFLFILSFVLVVFFNFNIIYTLLLSALIGWIYYIINKYIIKKQS; the protein is encoded by the coding sequence ATGGACAGCGATTCTAAAAAAAATGTAAATACTGATAATTCTTCAAGTTCTATCAAGCCGGCTTGGTATACGATGTTTTTTTCTTTTTTTTATATAGGGCTTGTTACTATAGGAGGCGGTCTTGCTATGCTTCCTATAATGGAAGATGAATTTGTTAATAAAAGAAAATTCATAACTAAAGATGAGATTATAGATATATTTGCCCTAGCTCAAAGTATACCCGGCGTTATAGCTGTAAACTCTTCGCTTCTTACAGGATTCAAAGTAGCTGGAATATTCGGAGGTATTATGGCAGGAATCGGAGTTATGGCTCCTTCATTTATTATAATACTTATGATAGCACCTATATTTGAGAGATTTCAAAATACTGAATATGTACATAAAGCCTTTTTAGGAATAAGAGGGGCTATTGCAGGACTTATACTTTTATCAGCTTTTGGTATGGGTAAACAGGTTATAAAGGATAAATTTACTGCTTTTCTTTTTATATTAAGTTTTGTATTAGTTGTATTTTTTAATTTCAATATTATATATACTTTGCTTCTTTCAGCACTTATTGGCTGGATTTATTATATTATTAATAAATACATTATAAAAAAACAATCTTGA
- a CDS encoding chromate transporter, protein MIYARLFYVFAKLGFFTYGGGYAIIALLLGILKEYHWITSSEFSNLVAISQITPGPIAINAATFVGYKVAGVLGSAVATFGIFIPAFIITMIVSKFFYAVKDNEQFNNIMNALRVCAVALIASAVITFSKDAFFVKLTETSILRNIDFIQNIFKYISPIGIFIFALSIFLKIKKVPILAIILISAVLGIILY, encoded by the coding sequence ATGATATATGCTAGACTTTTTTATGTATTTGCAAAATTAGGTTTTTTTACTTATGGCGGAGGATATGCTATAATAGCATTACTCCTTGGTATATTAAAAGAATATCATTGGATTACATCTTCTGAATTTTCTAATCTTGTTGCAATATCCCAAATAACACCCGGACCTATAGCCATTAATGCTGCAACATTTGTAGGGTATAAAGTAGCTGGAGTTTTGGGGTCTGCGGTTGCGACTTTCGGTATATTTATACCTGCTTTTATTATCACTATGATAGTGTCAAAATTTTTCTATGCTGTTAAAGATAATGAACAGTTTAATAATATAATGAATGCTTTGAGAGTATGTGCTGTTGCTTTAATAGCTTCTGCTGTTATAACTTTTAGTAAAGATGCTTTTTTTGTAAAACTTACAGAAACTTCTATTTTAAGAAATATAGATTTTATTCAGAATATTTTTAAATATATAAGCCCTATAGGGATATTTATATTTGCATTATCAATATTTCTAAAGATAAAAAAAGTGCCGATTCTTGCTATAATATTGATATCTGCGGTTTTGGGTATAATTTTGTATTGA
- a CDS encoding fructose-1,6-bisphosphatase: MRDKDYLELLSRKYPTIDDASVEIINLKAISQLPKGTEYFLSDIHGESDGFEYLIGTSSGVIKEKIELLFKNTLPEHDRVELQILIVDTKNLINKKSNDPDFADWSRITIYRLIRVCKLVTSKYTRSKIRKKMPSNFAYILDELLQTDAEENKENYYFSIIDSIIEVSAADKFILALCQLIRQCSVDRLHIVGDIYDRGPHPDKVMESIMTFNEVDIAWGNHDIHWMGAAKGSLICVANAVRLAIRYNNFDLLEYSYGINLRSLSSFANDIYKDDPCEVFKPNTLDKNIYDEVDKDLAAKMHKAISIIQFKLECQLIKRHPNYGMNDRILLDKIDYDNGTITINNKTYELKDKNFPTIDKNNPFELTESENTLIQTLAFSFMNSPALQRHANYMYSKGGIYKIFNGNLLYHGCIPTKEDGSFDDVYIDNQYLSGRKYLNQVEDKVRKAFYSEAGSEEQLNALDYCWYLWCGPKSPLFGKNKMTTFERYFINDKEIHQEHYNAYYFYVDSKEYCQTILKEFELDPKRSHIINGHVPVKTHKGESPIKGGGILLVIDGGLSKAYHKNTGIGGYTLISNSNMMVIAEHRPFAEVVESGFKLSPKSIIVERFVKRITVGETDIGKDLEKRIDDLLELLNAYRNGIVKEKVN; the protein is encoded by the coding sequence ATGAGAGATAAAGATTATTTAGAGTTATTATCCAGAAAATACCCAACAATAGACGATGCTTCTGTAGAAATTATCAATTTAAAAGCTATATCTCAATTACCTAAAGGTACTGAATATTTTTTGAGTGATATACATGGAGAATCTGACGGATTTGAATATTTAATAGGTACTTCCTCTGGTGTAATAAAAGAAAAAATTGAATTGCTTTTTAAAAATACTCTGCCCGAACATGACAGAGTTGAACTCCAGATATTAATAGTAGATACTAAAAATTTAATAAATAAAAAATCTAATGATCCGGATTTTGCCGATTGGTCTAGAATAACTATATACAGACTCATAAGAGTATGCAAACTTGTAACTAGTAAATATACAAGATCCAAAATAAGAAAGAAAATGCCTTCTAATTTTGCTTATATATTAGATGAACTTCTTCAAACTGATGCCGAAGAAAATAAAGAAAATTATTATTTTTCTATTATAGACTCTATTATAGAAGTATCTGCCGCTGATAAATTTATATTAGCATTATGTCAGCTTATTCGTCAATGCAGTGTAGACAGACTTCATATAGTAGGCGATATTTATGATAGAGGACCTCATCCAGATAAAGTAATGGAAAGCATAATGACTTTTAATGAAGTTGATATCGCTTGGGGAAATCATGATATACATTGGATGGGGGCGGCAAAGGGAAGTTTAATATGCGTTGCAAATGCTGTTCGTTTGGCTATAAGATATAATAATTTTGATTTGCTTGAATATAGTTATGGTATTAATTTAAGATCTTTATCTTCTTTTGCAAATGATATTTATAAAGATGATCCATGCGAGGTTTTTAAGCCTAATACTTTAGACAAAAACATTTACGATGAAGTAGACAAAGATCTTGCAGCTAAAATGCATAAGGCTATATCAATAATACAATTCAAATTAGAGTGTCAGCTTATAAAAAGACATCCGAATTACGGAATGAATGACAGAATACTTCTTGATAAAATAGATTATGATAATGGTACTATAACAATAAATAATAAAACTTATGAGCTTAAGGATAAAAATTTCCCTACAATAGATAAAAATAATCCTTTCGAGCTTACAGAATCTGAAAACACTCTCATACAAACTTTAGCATTCTCATTTATGAATAGCCCTGCTTTGCAAAGACATGCTAATTATATGTATTCAAAAGGAGGCATATACAAAATATTCAACGGTAATCTTCTTTATCATGGATGCATACCTACAAAAGAAGACGGTTCTTTTGATGATGTTTATATAGATAATCAATATTTGTCCGGAAGAAAATATTTAAATCAGGTAGAAGATAAAGTGAGAAAGGCATTTTATTCAGAAGCAGGAAGCGAAGAGCAATTAAATGCTCTTGATTACTGCTGGTATTTATGGTGCGGTCCTAAATCTCCGCTTTTCGGAAAAAATAAAATGACTACTTTTGAAAGATATTTTATAAATGATAAAGAAATTCATCAGGAACATTACAATGCATATTATTTTTATGTAGACAGTAAAGAATACTGCCAAACTATTCTAAAAGAGTTTGAATTAGACCCTAAAAGATCCCATATAATAAACGGACATGTACCTGTAAAAACTCATAAAGGCGAAAGCCCTATAAAAGGCGGAGGAATACTTCTTGTTATAGACGGAGGTTTATCTAAAGCATATCATAAAAACACAGGAATAGGCGGATACACTTTAATTTCAAACTCCAATATGATGGTAATAGCAGAGCATAGACCTTTTGCAGAAGTAGTTGAATCCGGATTTAAATTAAGTCCTAAATCTATAATAGTAGAAAGATTTGTTAAAAGAATTACTGTAGGAGAAACCGATATTGGTAAAGATTTAGAAAAAAGAATTGACGATTTACTAGAGCTTTTGAATGCATATAGAAACGGCATAGTAAAAGAAAAAGTAAATTAG
- a CDS encoding DNA-binding protein, translating to MSIIEKDNFKIHYSDDFEIIDIEKRDINGKEKRNQYSHCMSNVDLMIKANDKIIFIELKNFQIEDKNGLENEIKVLKIEEPLNKDSIIYELIQKGRGSFLKEYSSGYINNNIDVYYFIIFHFPFKIRNMRFKSNINKCLKTNLPIIKTDSIYKKSFIKSILFITIDEWKEISKNINAEKIIFEPISKS from the coding sequence ATGAGTATTATTGAAAAAGATAATTTTAAAATACATTATAGTGATGATTTTGAAATTATAGATATTGAAAAAAGAGATATTAACGGTAAAGAAAAAAGAAATCAATATTCGCACTGTATGAGTAATGTTGATTTAATGATAAAAGCTAATGATAAAATAATATTTATAGAATTAAAAAATTTCCAAATAGAAGATAAAAATGGATTAGAAAATGAAATAAAAGTATTAAAAATAGAAGAGCCTTTAAATAAAGATTCTATTATTTATGAATTAATACAAAAAGGAAGAGGCTCATTTCTTAAAGAATATAGTTCAGGATATATTAATAATAATATAGATGTTTATTATTTTATAATATTTCATTTTCCATTTAAAATAAGAAATATGCGGTTCAAATCAAATATAAATAAGTGCTTGAAAACAAATTTACCAATAATAAAAACAGACTCTATATATAAAAAATCATTTATAAAAAGTATCTTGTTTATAACAATAGATGAATGGAAAGAAATATCTAAAAACATAAATGCAGAAAAAATAATATTTGAACCAATAAGCAAAAGCTAA